In Microbacterium sp. AB, a single genomic region encodes these proteins:
- a CDS encoding 1-phosphofructokinase family hexose kinase, translating into MARIVVVTPNPAIDVTYRVTEQRIGDTVRVHGVDRRAGGKGVNVVRVLAALGIPAVAVQPLGGASGRWIADALSAERIETVTVHVPAETRQTVAVVDDRAHPTLFAESGHPLSDAAWRRLAAAVGDRAEPGGCVVLSGSVPPRTDPRQVSGVIAAARAAGATVVVDTSGPALLVAAGAQADYVTPNEAEALAASGATTLREGMRALVDAGAGTVVVSRGADGMVALGRDGAETRQVAVPDVHGNPTGAGDAATAGLVGALADGGGLARALRSAAVLGAAAVLAPVAGEIDAAAIDGLRARLGPEPSRPHPSAAPRSPETQR; encoded by the coding sequence ATGGCTCGCATCGTCGTCGTGACGCCGAACCCGGCGATCGACGTCACCTACCGGGTGACCGAGCAGCGCATCGGGGACACCGTGCGCGTGCACGGCGTCGACAGGCGCGCCGGAGGCAAGGGCGTCAACGTCGTCCGCGTGCTCGCCGCACTCGGGATCCCCGCCGTCGCGGTGCAGCCGCTCGGCGGGGCCTCGGGGCGATGGATCGCCGACGCGCTCTCAGCCGAGCGCATCGAGACCGTCACGGTGCACGTTCCGGCCGAGACCCGCCAGACGGTCGCCGTGGTCGACGATCGCGCGCACCCGACGCTGTTCGCCGAATCCGGCCATCCGCTCTCGGATGCGGCATGGCGCCGTCTCGCGGCCGCGGTGGGCGACCGCGCCGAGCCCGGAGGGTGCGTCGTCCTGTCCGGGTCCGTGCCGCCTCGCACGGATCCGCGGCAGGTGTCGGGCGTCATCGCGGCGGCCCGTGCCGCGGGCGCGACGGTCGTCGTCGACACGAGCGGTCCCGCCCTTCTCGTCGCCGCGGGCGCGCAGGCGGACTACGTCACCCCGAACGAGGCCGAGGCCCTCGCGGCGAGCGGGGCGACGACGCTCCGCGAGGGCATGCGCGCGCTCGTCGACGCGGGAGCGGGCACGGTCGTCGTCTCCCGCGGCGCCGACGGCATGGTGGCGCTCGGCCGAGACGGCGCCGAGACGCGCCAGGTCGCCGTCCCCGACGTCCACGGCAACCCCACGGGCGCGGGGGACGCGGCCACCGCCGGCCTCGTCGGCGCCCTCGCCGACGGCGGGGGTCTCGCCCGTGCGCTGCGCTCCGCGGCGGTGCTCGGCGCAGCCGCCGTGCTCGCCCCCGTCGCCGGCGAGATCGACGCCGCGGCGATCGACGGGCTCCGCGCCCGGCTCGGCCCTGAGCCCTCCCGCCCGCATCCGTCCGCCGCCCCGCGATCCCCCGAGACCCAGAGGTGA
- a CDS encoding class II fructose-bisphosphate aldolase — MITPTADRPRLVAEAHAAGRGLGAFNVVLLEHAEAIVAGAERAELPVVLQISQNAARYHGSLEPIATACLALAREAAVAVAVHLDHAEEVGLVHEAVALGVRSVMFDGSALPYEENVAATRDVVTHCHARGTFVEAELGEVGGKDGVHAPGARTRPDEAAAFVAATGVDALAVAVGTSHAMTSRVATVDRDLIARLAQAAGVPLVLHGSSGLSDDELAGAVAAGMTKINISTHLNGLFTAAAREVLDADRAVVDPRRYLTPARAAVAAEVERLLRLLAG; from the coding sequence ATGATCACGCCCACCGCCGACCGCCCGCGTCTCGTCGCCGAGGCGCATGCCGCCGGCCGCGGCCTCGGCGCCTTCAACGTCGTGCTGCTCGAGCACGCCGAGGCGATCGTCGCGGGCGCGGAGCGCGCCGAGTTGCCCGTCGTCCTGCAGATCAGCCAGAACGCCGCTCGCTACCACGGCTCTCTCGAGCCGATCGCGACGGCGTGCCTCGCCCTCGCGCGTGAGGCGGCGGTCGCCGTCGCCGTCCATCTCGACCACGCGGAGGAGGTGGGTCTCGTGCACGAGGCCGTCGCGCTCGGCGTGCGGAGCGTCATGTTCGACGGGTCCGCGCTCCCGTACGAGGAGAACGTCGCCGCCACGCGCGACGTCGTGACGCACTGCCACGCCCGGGGGACGTTCGTGGAGGCCGAGCTGGGCGAGGTGGGGGGCAAGGACGGCGTGCACGCGCCGGGTGCGCGCACCCGGCCGGACGAGGCGGCGGCGTTCGTCGCCGCCACCGGCGTCGACGCCCTCGCCGTCGCCGTCGGCACGTCGCACGCGATGACGTCGCGCGTCGCGACCGTCGACCGAGACCTCATCGCCCGCCTGGCACAGGCGGCGGGCGTGCCGCTCGTCCTGCACGGCTCGTCCGGTCTGAGCGATGACGAGCTCGCCGGCGCCGTGGCGGCGGGCATGACGAAGATCAACATCTCGACGCATCTCAACGGCCTGTTCACGGCGGCCGCGCGCGAGGTGCTCGATGCCGACAGAGCGGTCGTCGACCCGCGCCGCTACCTCACCCCGGCGCGCGCCGCCGTCGCGGCCGAGGTCGAACGGCTCCTGCGCCTGCTGGCCGGATGA
- a CDS encoding SIS domain-containing protein, giving the protein MHSSFVDTEIASQPDTWRRAADLVPAAADSLPRRGERVAVVGCGTSWFIAMSYAVLRETAGHGVTDAFAGSEFPRGREYDRVVAISRSGTTTEIVELLAALAGTHTTLITAVSGSPAAENAEASVELPFADERSVVQTRFATSTLVLLRAHLGADVDALVADGERALGVPVDDYLAADQTTFLGLGWAVGLTHEAALKTREAAQYWSESYPAMDYRHGPIAIAQPGRLVWSLGAAPEGLVEEVESAGATFVRHDLDPLAGLVVAQRFAVALAKARALDPDRPRSLTRSVILA; this is encoded by the coding sequence ATGCACTCCTCCTTCGTCGACACGGAAATCGCCTCGCAGCCCGACACCTGGCGCCGGGCCGCCGACCTCGTCCCCGCAGCGGCGGACAGCCTGCCGCGACGAGGCGAGCGCGTGGCGGTCGTCGGCTGCGGCACGAGCTGGTTCATCGCCATGTCGTACGCCGTCCTGCGCGAGACGGCCGGTCACGGCGTGACCGATGCGTTCGCCGGCAGCGAGTTCCCCCGAGGGCGGGAGTACGACCGCGTCGTCGCGATCTCGCGTTCCGGCACCACCACCGAGATCGTCGAGCTCCTCGCCGCGCTCGCGGGCACGCACACGACGCTCATCACGGCCGTCTCCGGCTCGCCCGCGGCAGAGAACGCGGAGGCGAGCGTGGAGCTGCCGTTCGCCGACGAGCGGTCCGTGGTGCAGACCCGCTTCGCGACGTCCACGCTCGTCCTGCTCCGCGCTCACCTCGGCGCGGACGTCGATGCGCTCGTCGCCGACGGCGAGCGCGCTCTCGGCGTCCCCGTCGACGACTACCTCGCGGCCGACCAGACCACCTTCCTCGGTCTCGGCTGGGCCGTGGGCCTCACCCACGAGGCCGCCCTCAAGACCCGTGAGGCGGCGCAGTACTGGTCGGAGTCGTACCCGGCCATGGACTACCGTCACGGACCGATCGCGATCGCGCAGCCCGGCCGGCTCGTCTGGAGCCTCGGCGCCGCCCCGGAGGGGCTCGTCGAGGAGGTGGAGTCGGCCGGCGCCACGTTCGTGCGGCACGACCTCGACCCCCTGGCCGGCCTCGTCGTCGCCCAGCGCTTCGCCGTGGCGCTCGCGAAGGCGCGTGCCCTCGATCCCGACCGTCCCCGCTCGCTGACGCGGTCCGTCATCCTCGCATGA
- a CDS encoding ROK family protein: protein MSPAGGGMSCGVDVGGTTVKALLVDDGVVVREHRAPTPVPDTDGSRVVSAVARAVTALDPPEGTPIGVAVPGVVDEERGTAILSANIGFRDAPLAAALTAVLDRPVAFGQDVRAGALAERHSGAARDAAGPVVFVPVGTGVAAAILIGETALVSGGWAGEIGQQLIAAGPHAGRRVEEVASASALARRAHAPDARAVAVRVAEGDPDAVAAWTDTVETLADALAGLTTAVGAATIVVGGGLSEAGPLLLDPLAVALARRLPGLRMPRVVAARHGDRAGAIGAALLASRLLPRGAA from the coding sequence ATGAGCCCTGCCGGCGGAGGGATGAGCTGCGGCGTCGACGTCGGCGGGACGACCGTCAAGGCCCTGCTCGTCGACGACGGCGTCGTGGTGCGCGAGCACCGCGCGCCCACGCCTGTGCCCGACACCGACGGCTCCCGCGTCGTGAGCGCCGTCGCCCGTGCCGTGACGGCGCTCGATCCGCCGGAGGGGACGCCGATCGGGGTCGCCGTCCCCGGCGTCGTCGACGAGGAGCGCGGCACGGCGATCCTGTCGGCCAACATCGGCTTTCGCGACGCGCCTCTCGCCGCAGCGCTCACAGCCGTGCTGGACCGGCCCGTGGCCTTCGGCCAGGACGTGCGGGCGGGCGCCCTCGCCGAGCGCCACTCCGGCGCCGCACGCGACGCGGCCGGCCCCGTCGTGTTCGTGCCCGTCGGCACGGGCGTCGCCGCCGCGATCCTGATCGGCGAGACGGCCCTCGTCTCGGGCGGCTGGGCCGGCGAGATCGGCCAGCAGCTCATCGCGGCGGGCCCCCACGCCGGCCGGAGGGTCGAGGAGGTCGCCTCCGCCTCCGCCCTCGCGCGACGCGCGCACGCTCCCGACGCGCGAGCGGTGGCGGTCCGGGTCGCCGAGGGCGACCCGGACGCGGTGGCGGCGTGGACCGACACCGTCGAGACACTGGCCGACGCGCTCGCCGGGCTCACCACGGCCGTCGGCGCGGCGACGATCGTCGTCGGAGGGGGTCTGTCGGAGGCGGGCCCCCTGCTGCTCGATCCGCTCGCCGTCGCGCTGGCCCGGCGGCTTCCCGGACTGCGGATGCCGCGCGTCGTCGCGGCCCGGCACGGCGACCGCGCGGGCGCCATCGGCGCGGCGCTGCTCGCCTCCCGCCTCCTCCCCCGGGGGGCGGCGTGA
- a CDS encoding N-acetylglucosamine-6-phosphate deacetylase, with protein MTVVAARRIVDGRGHDGPGWLDVVDGRVVERGTGATPGRADTTVDALVPGFVDAHVHGACGIDFAAAGTDPGPAIAHHHRAGSTALVASLATGPLDTTLTRLRELAPFVRDGALAGLHLEGPFLSSARRGAHDPALLRSPDAVDVDMLLSAADGALATVTLAPELPGALDAVRRFTDAGVAVALGHTGASAEIVGDAVDAGARVLTHVFNGMPPLHHREPGPVGVGLADARLALELIGDGHHVADIAIDAVRRAARGRTMLVSDAMAATGLGDGRYRVAGSDVVVVDGVATLADGSSLAGATAVVGDAVERLLARGVDLAEVVALTRTAPVRALRMPNEALAPGAPADLVSFEGPRISRVMRRGEWLASSS; from the coding sequence GTGACCGTCGTCGCCGCGCGCCGCATCGTCGACGGCCGAGGCCACGACGGGCCGGGATGGCTGGACGTGGTCGACGGCCGCGTCGTCGAGCGCGGGACGGGCGCGACGCCCGGGCGCGCGGACACGACCGTCGACGCCCTCGTGCCCGGATTCGTGGACGCTCACGTCCACGGCGCGTGCGGCATCGACTTCGCCGCCGCGGGCACGGATCCCGGCCCCGCGATCGCTCACCACCATCGGGCCGGGAGCACCGCCCTGGTGGCCTCTCTCGCCACCGGCCCCCTCGACACGACGCTCACACGCCTGCGGGAGCTCGCCCCGTTCGTCCGCGACGGCGCGCTCGCCGGTCTGCACCTCGAAGGCCCCTTCCTCTCCTCCGCACGCCGCGGAGCCCACGACCCGGCTCTCCTGCGCTCCCCCGACGCCGTCGACGTCGACATGCTGCTGAGCGCCGCGGACGGCGCGCTCGCCACGGTCACCCTCGCCCCCGAGCTGCCCGGCGCGCTCGATGCCGTGCGCCGGTTCACCGACGCCGGGGTCGCCGTCGCCCTCGGCCACACGGGAGCCTCGGCCGAGATCGTCGGCGACGCCGTGGACGCGGGCGCGCGCGTGCTCACGCACGTGTTCAACGGGATGCCCCCTCTGCACCACCGAGAGCCCGGTCCCGTCGGGGTCGGCCTCGCGGACGCCCGTCTCGCTCTGGAGCTGATCGGCGACGGTCACCACGTGGCCGACATCGCGATCGACGCGGTGCGCCGGGCGGCACGTGGACGGACCATGCTCGTCTCCGACGCCATGGCCGCGACGGGTCTCGGCGACGGCCGGTACCGCGTGGCCGGATCCGACGTCGTCGTGGTGGACGGCGTCGCGACCCTCGCGGACGGCTCCTCGCTCGCGGGGGCCACCGCCGTCGTCGGCGACGCCGTCGAGAGGCTGCTCGCCCGCGGCGTCGATCTCGCCGAGGTCGTCGCGCTCACCCGCACCGCCCCCGTCCGCGCACTGCGCATGCCGAACGAGGCGCTCGCGCCGGGAGCGCCGGCCGACCTCGTCTCGTTCGAGGGCCCTCGCATCAGCCGTGTGATGAGGAGGGGCGAATGGCTCGCATCGTCGTCGTGA